Proteins from one bacterium BMS3Abin08 genomic window:
- the fliQ gene encoding flagellar biosynthetic protein FliQ, with amino-acid sequence MTISLVKDIATEVFKTVLLASGPVLIVSLLVGLVISFFQAVTQLQEFTLTFVPKILAVFVCLLFFLPWIASTLVDFTHRLFINIPYYIK; translated from the coding sequence ATGACCATAAGCCTTGTAAAGGATATTGCCACAGAGGTATTCAAGACGGTCCTGCTTGCCTCCGGGCCGGTGCTGATAGTAAGCCTCCTGGTAGGACTCGTGATAAGCTTCTTCCAGGCGGTGACACAGCTTCAGGAGTTTACACTGACATTCGTACCGAAGATTCTCGCTGTCTTTGTATGCCTGCTCTTCTTTCTCCCGTGGATCGCAAGCACCCTTGTAGACTTTACACACAGGTTATTCATAAACATACCCTATTACATAAAATGA
- the fliP gene encoding flagellar biosynthetic protein FliP precursor, translating into MTGKSPTGRFPWTTSLVVTAGTTAFILLPAPVWAFDLGSIDSPVINLFIILSLLTFIPAILVMFTSFTRIVVVLAFMRQAIGGQQIPPNPVIIGLALFLTLFVMAPVFDKVQSEAVTPYMQKKITFGEAVKKAEPSFKGFMLKQTREKDLQLFITISKTENIKKPEDIPIRIVVPAFAISELRTAFEIGFLVYLPFLIIDMVVSSVLLSLGMMMLPPVIISLPFKLLLFVLVDGWNLIISSLVRSFV; encoded by the coding sequence ATGACCGGAAAAAGCCCCACAGGACGCTTTCCATGGACGACCTCTTTAGTTGTAACGGCAGGGACAACTGCGTTCATCCTGCTGCCGGCCCCCGTGTGGGCCTTTGATCTCGGCAGCATCGACAGCCCCGTTATCAATCTCTTTATTATCTTAAGTCTTCTCACATTCATCCCTGCAATACTTGTGATGTTTACATCGTTTACCAGGATCGTAGTGGTTCTGGCCTTCATGAGACAGGCCATCGGCGGCCAGCAGATCCCCCCCAATCCCGTAATCATCGGACTCGCTCTCTTTCTCACGCTCTTTGTGATGGCCCCTGTCTTTGACAAGGTACAGTCAGAGGCGGTCACCCCATACATGCAAAAAAAAATAACCTTCGGGGAGGCCGTGAAAAAGGCCGAACCGTCCTTCAAGGGGTTTATGCTCAAACAGACAAGGGAAAAGGACCTCCAACTCTTCATAACCATCAGCAAGACGGAGAACATAAAGAAACCTGAGGATATCCCCATAAGGATCGTGGTCCCGGCATTTGCAATAAGTGAACTCAGAACCGCCTTCGAGATCGGGTTCCTGGTATATCTTCCGTTTCTTATTATCGACATGGTGGTCTCAAGTGTCCTGCTCTCTCTTGGAATGATGATGCTGCCCCCTGTGATTATCTCGCTGCCCTTCAAGCTGCTCCTCTTTGTGCTTGTGGACGGCTGGAACCTTATTATAAGTTCACTCGTAAGGAGTTTCGTATGA
- a CDS encoding flagellar biosynthesis protein, FliO, protein MSEIIKVMLSLLIVLGVIAVTARVMKGRSVSTTGLLRTLGYLSLGPRKGIAIVKAGREVMLLAVTPNDLKLLKTIPEEDVSVELASIKDNIKQIKGLKERFLKTATRK, encoded by the coding sequence ATGAGCGAGATTATCAAGGTAATGCTTTCGTTGTTGATCGTCCTCGGCGTAATCGCGGTTACCGCAAGGGTGATGAAGGGCAGGTCGGTCTCAACCACGGGCCTCCTCAGGACATTGGGCTACCTCAGTCTGGGACCGAGAAAGGGTATCGCAATAGTAAAGGCAGGCAGGGAAGTGATGCTCCTTGCCGTCACACCCAATGATCTGAAACTCCTGAAGACAATACCTGAAGAAGACGTTTCCGTAGAGCTTGCATCCATTAAGGACAACATCAAACAAATCAAGGGACTGAAGGAACGATTCCTGAAAACGGCTACCCGCAAATGA